In Verrucomicrobiota bacterium, a single window of DNA contains:
- a CDS encoding MurR/RpiR family transcriptional regulator, with the protein MSVKRLLQSRLGEMRPSEAEVARRLLRNLGRVAECSLREVAGDCGASDATVVRACRAAGFDGFQDLKYHVLRELTGGRLRAASMADDPGYGADISASLEAAKRALEAAAALLRRARRVALAGVGASHGVTLILADVLSASGQQVLPLSDFQMAGFAFAPPVAGLVVLAISHSGESQFPLRMVAEARKAGVKSIGLTNEPGSELARAVDVLLPTQTVERPAGSFAIAPRVCQLAVLDRVLMRMQEPKRTGKARDLTETRRHGEGKT; encoded by the coding sequence ATGTCTGTCAAGCGCTTGCTCCAATCGCGTCTCGGGGAGATGCGCCCGAGCGAGGCGGAGGTGGCGCGGCGGCTGTTGCGGAACTTGGGACGGGTGGCGGAGTGCAGTTTGCGCGAAGTGGCCGGAGATTGCGGGGCGAGCGACGCCACGGTGGTCCGCGCCTGCCGGGCCGCGGGCTTCGATGGCTTTCAGGATCTCAAGTACCATGTCTTGCGCGAGTTGACGGGCGGCCGCCTTCGGGCCGCGTCGATGGCGGACGACCCGGGCTATGGGGCGGACATTTCCGCGAGCCTGGAGGCGGCCAAACGGGCGCTGGAGGCGGCGGCGGCGTTGCTCCGCAGGGCTCGTCGCGTTGCGCTGGCCGGGGTGGGGGCATCGCACGGCGTGACCTTGATCCTGGCGGATGTGCTGTCCGCATCGGGCCAACAGGTGCTTCCCTTGTCCGACTTCCAGATGGCGGGTTTTGCCTTCGCGCCGCCGGTGGCCGGGTTGGTGGTGCTGGCGATTTCGCATTCGGGCGAATCCCAGTTTCCGCTGCGCATGGTGGCGGAAGCGAGGAAGGCGGGCGTGAAGTCCATCGGCCTGACCAACGAGCCGGGCAGCGAACTGGCGAGAGCGGTGGACGTGCTTCTGCCCACGCAGACGGTGGAACGTCCGGCGGGCAGTTTTGCCATCGCGCCGCGCGTCTGCCAGCTGGCGGTGCTGGATCGAGTCTTGATGCGGATGCAGGAGCCGAAGCGGACTGGGAAAGCAAGGGATCTCACGGAGACACGAAGGCACGGAGAGGGGAAGACATGA
- a CDS encoding glucosamine-6-phosphate deaminase, with the protein MNLSIHPTAEAANDAAADCLAGWLALPDTRTFMPAAGNTPLELYRCIGRRGLALEHLTVFTLDEYVGVPLEETRNCAHLLRRCVQEDWRIPPAQFHVVSSLEADALASVQEHERKITAAGGLDVLVLGLGQNGHLGFNEPGSEEDSAGRLLDLEPVSIEANRKWFGNDYAPAQGVTVGLRTILAARRILIMAYGAHKTAAVRAMVEGPRSSRCPASFLQGHPNTHLFLDAEAAAALSTPRPATFSTR; encoded by the coding sequence ATGAACCTCTCGATCCACCCCACCGCTGAGGCCGCGAACGACGCCGCAGCCGACTGCCTTGCCGGCTGGCTGGCATTGCCGGACACGCGGACCTTCATGCCCGCTGCCGGCAACACACCCCTCGAACTTTACCGGTGCATCGGCCGGCGCGGATTGGCGCTCGAACATCTCACCGTCTTCACGCTCGACGAATATGTCGGAGTGCCGCTGGAAGAGACGCGCAATTGCGCCCATCTCCTCCGCCGTTGCGTGCAGGAAGACTGGCGCATTCCGCCCGCGCAGTTCCACGTCGTCAGCTCGTTGGAAGCCGACGCTCTCGCCAGTGTCCAGGAGCACGAGAGGAAAATCACCGCGGCCGGCGGACTCGACGTGCTCGTGCTCGGACTCGGCCAGAACGGCCATCTCGGCTTCAACGAGCCCGGCAGCGAGGAGGATTCCGCCGGACGACTGCTTGACCTCGAACCCGTTTCCATCGAAGCCAACCGTAAATGGTTCGGTAACGATTACGCTCCGGCCCAGGGCGTGACCGTCGGACTGAGGACGATTCTGGCCGCCCGCCGCATTCTCATCATGGCCTATGGTGCGCACAAGACCGCCGCCGTCCGCGCCATGGTCGAAGGGCCGCGCTCCTCGCGCTGCCCGGCCTCGTTTCTGCAGGGTCACCCCAACACGCACTTATTCTTGGACGCGGAAGCGGCTGCCGCTTTGAGCACGCCCCGGCCCGCCACCTTTTCAACCCGTTGA
- a CDS encoding ROK family protein codes for MPEFPQPATVIGLDVGGTKIAGGVVSLPEGVVLVQHTIPTLASRGGEVVLEDVERLAERLAAEAVAMRRTVHAVGVGLCELISPRGDILSANCVDWMKLPVRARLATIAPTTLEADVRAAARAEAIFGAGRPFRQFLYITVGTGIASCLVLDGNPFTGARGATGTMASSPVSFPCERCGQTNRRTLEQLAAGPALVSRYNESLPGAAQSGHDVLAAATAGDNAAIFVTRSAGDALASTVGLLVNVLDPEAVIVGGGLGLSEGPFWDEFMAATQRYIWSEVHRGLPILRAGTGTNAGVIGAAAAAWDFKAC; via the coding sequence ATGCCTGAGTTTCCGCAACCCGCAACGGTCATCGGCCTCGATGTCGGCGGCACCAAGATCGCGGGGGGCGTCGTGAGCCTTCCCGAAGGCGTCGTCCTCGTGCAACACACGATTCCCACCCTGGCCTCGCGGGGCGGGGAGGTCGTGCTCGAAGACGTCGAGCGCCTGGCCGAGCGTCTCGCGGCGGAGGCCGTGGCCATGCGCCGCACCGTCCATGCCGTGGGTGTGGGCTTGTGCGAACTGATTTCGCCCCGGGGCGACATCCTCAGCGCGAATTGTGTGGACTGGATGAAGCTGCCCGTGCGCGCCCGCCTCGCCACCATTGCCCCGACCACGCTGGAGGCCGATGTGCGCGCCGCCGCGCGCGCGGAAGCGATCTTTGGCGCCGGCCGGCCATTCCGGCAGTTTCTCTACATCACCGTGGGCACAGGCATTGCCTCGTGCCTGGTGCTGGACGGCAATCCATTTACCGGCGCCCGGGGGGCGACGGGCACCATGGCCAGCAGTCCCGTGAGTTTCCCGTGCGAACGATGTGGTCAGACGAATCGCCGCACGCTCGAACAACTCGCCGCCGGCCCGGCGCTGGTGTCACGCTACAATGAATCCCTTCCCGGTGCCGCCCAAAGTGGCCACGACGTTCTGGCCGCTGCAACCGCCGGGGACAATGCGGCCATCTTCGTCACCCGCTCGGCCGGCGACGCGCTAGCGTCCACCGTGGGCCTGTTGGTCAACGTGCTCGACCCTGAGGCGGTCATCGTCGGCGGCGGGCTAGGACTGAGCGAAGGTCCGTTTTGGGACGAATTCATGGCCGCAACACAGCGATACATCTGGTCCGAAGTGCATCGCGGCCTCCCGATCCTTCGCGCCGGCACAGGAACCAACGCCGGCGTGATCGGCGCCGCTGCGGCCGCCTGGGATTTCAAAGCCTGCTGA
- a CDS encoding S9 family peptidase, whose translation MKSNLHFLRSAFLLVIWLAGTCLATADRAAQGKRLIRPHDLWAMKRLGSPALSPDGKSAVFTVTEWSIEKNKSTTHLWVVDLADGRTRRLTYAPNATDASPRWSPDGRRIAFTSKRGEDESAALYVMRIDGGEPEKILELPYSVSTPQWMPDGQRVVVATRVIPKLAGKLGKSELAAMRKEIQRRKDSKVTAKATEDRQFRFWDQWLPESLANRLLLVEVASRGLTDLTPGFDRLFTTTGQTAPEAKFELSPDGRFIAVTINSTPPPYHDFLNHDIYLVSTDGSGALKNLTSDNQGTDSEPVFAPDGRSFVYRRTETPYYSGEFAKLWRHDLATGANTPLTEPLDYAMGSAAFSPDGQSLWVTAEEKGSLPIFKLGADGSGFASVFKTGTSSGFDTAGGRAVFLNNTAERPDELFALDLATGTARQLTRFNEALLSELDLGRREEYWFEGAAGDQVQGTLFFSPGFESGRSYPLLQLMHGGPHTMAGDAWSYRWNAHVFAAAGYVVTWVNRHGSTGFGERFSQSILNEWGDKPLEDILKSTDYLLARFSNLDPKRLAAAGGSYGGYMAAWVAGHTDRFACLINHAGVNDFITQYGADTTSFGFAKVLGGAPWDNPEGMQRNNPTTYAKNFKTPMLIIHGQLDYRVPYVNGTALYGIYKAMNLPARLVVFPNENHWILTPQNSIYWNWEFQNWLARWIGGTPTLAQPAFDPQEM comes from the coding sequence ATGAAATCGAACCTGCATTTCCTCCGCTCGGCCTTCTTGCTTGTGATCTGGCTGGCGGGCACATGCCTCGCGACCGCGGACCGTGCCGCCCAAGGCAAGCGCCTGATCCGTCCGCATGACCTGTGGGCCATGAAGCGCCTGGGCAGCCCGGCGTTGTCGCCCGATGGCAAATCCGCAGTTTTCACGGTGACGGAGTGGTCCATCGAGAAGAATAAGAGCACCACGCATCTGTGGGTAGTCGATTTGGCGGATGGACGGACCCGACGGCTCACCTACGCTCCAAATGCCACGGACGCGTCGCCCCGCTGGAGCCCGGACGGCAGGCGCATCGCCTTCACCTCAAAGCGCGGTGAGGATGAGTCCGCAGCGCTCTACGTCATGCGGATCGATGGTGGTGAACCCGAGAAGATTTTGGAACTGCCCTATTCCGTATCGACGCCTCAATGGATGCCCGACGGCCAGCGGGTCGTCGTGGCGACGCGCGTCATTCCCAAACTGGCGGGCAAACTGGGCAAGAGCGAACTTGCGGCGATGAGGAAGGAAATCCAGCGTCGCAAGGACTCGAAAGTCACGGCCAAGGCCACGGAAGACCGGCAGTTCCGGTTCTGGGATCAGTGGTTGCCGGAGAGCCTGGCGAATCGGCTCCTGCTGGTGGAGGTCGCGTCGCGCGGGTTGACCGATCTCACGCCCGGGTTTGACCGGTTGTTCACCACCACCGGGCAGACCGCGCCGGAAGCGAAGTTCGAGCTGTCGCCCGACGGCCGCTTCATCGCGGTGACCATCAACTCCACACCGCCGCCCTACCACGACTTCCTGAACCACGACATTTATCTGGTGTCCACGGACGGGTCAGGCGCACTGAAAAACCTGACTTCCGACAACCAAGGGACCGACAGTGAACCCGTGTTTGCGCCCGACGGCCGCTCGTTCGTTTACCGGCGCACGGAAACGCCGTACTACAGCGGTGAGTTTGCCAAGCTGTGGCGGCATGACCTCGCGACGGGCGCCAACACACCGCTCACCGAACCGCTCGACTACGCGATGGGCAGCGCCGCTTTCTCACCCGATGGACAGAGCCTGTGGGTGACCGCTGAGGAAAAGGGATCGTTGCCCATCTTCAAACTCGGGGCGGACGGGTCTGGGTTTGCGTCCGTGTTCAAGACCGGCACGAGCAGCGGTTTCGACACCGCGGGCGGCAGGGCGGTTTTTCTGAACAACACCGCCGAAAGGCCGGATGAGTTGTTTGCACTGGATCTCGCGACAGGCACGGCGCGCCAGCTCACCCGCTTCAACGAGGCACTGCTTTCCGAACTCGACCTGGGCCGGCGGGAGGAATACTGGTTCGAGGGCGCGGCAGGCGACCAGGTTCAGGGCACGCTCTTCTTTTCGCCCGGCTTCGAATCCGGGAGGTCCTATCCCTTGCTTCAGCTCATGCATGGTGGACCGCACACCATGGCGGGGGACGCCTGGAGTTACCGGTGGAACGCGCACGTCTTCGCCGCCGCTGGCTACGTGGTCACGTGGGTGAACCGCCATGGCTCGACGGGCTTCGGCGAAAGGTTCAGCCAGAGCATTCTGAACGAATGGGGCGACAAGCCGCTGGAGGACATTCTCAAGAGCACGGACTATCTGCTCGCGCGGTTTTCGAACCTCGACCCGAAGCGGCTGGCCGCGGCAGGCGGAAGCTACGGGGGTTACATGGCTGCGTGGGTGGCGGGCCACACCGACCGGTTCGCGTGTCTGATCAACCACGCGGGTGTGAACGATTTCATCACGCAGTACGGCGCGGACACCACGAGTTTCGGTTTTGCGAAAGTGCTGGGCGGTGCGCCCTGGGACAACCCGGAAGGCATGCAGCGTAACAATCCCACGACCTACGCGAAGAACTTCAAGACCCCGATGTTGATCATTCATGGCCAACTGGACTACCGCGTGCCCTACGTGAATGGCACCGCGCTCTACGGGATTTACAAGGCGATGAACCTGCCCGCGCGGCTGGTGGTGTTTCCGAATGAGAACCACTGGATTCTCACGCCCCAGAACTCGATTTACTGGAACTGGGAATTCCAGAACTGGCTGGCCCGGTGGATCGGGGGCACTCCTACCTTGGCGCAACCCGCCTTCGACCCGCAGGAAATGTAG